Genomic window (Egicoccus halophilus):
TCGTTGAGCCAGCGGGACGTCGCGAACAGGGAACTGCCGGCCAGGAGCAGACGGGCGGCTTCACGGATCGCGGCGGCCTCCTCCGGGACGACGTCGAAGGCGCGGCAGCCTCCACCAGCGCACCCGCAGGGCTCGTGTGTCGCCGAGCGGCGCGGACCGTGCACCCGCGCGTCCGGCTTCGTGCAGTCGGGGCCTGGGCAGCACAGGCCGGTGTGGTAACCGAACAATCGCGAACCGCCCGTGTACTTCCCGGCCTTCGTCAGCTCCAGCATCTTCCGCGACACACGCTCCGCGTGCCGCTCCGACTCGTGGCGAGCGACGCTTCCCAACATGCGCGCTAGGAGGCGCCCTGCAGACGTCGAGAGGTCGAGGTCTCCTGCGGTTACCGTGCGAACGGCCGCACCTGACGCTTCGATCGCCTCGATGAAGTCCTCGAGTTCCCTTGGCTGGCGGTGCAAACGGTCGGCATGCCACGCGACTACGGCCTGGATACGCCCGCGAGCCAGGTCATCCATCATCCGCTGGTATTGCTCCCGAGGCTTCTTTCCCGACGCCGACGTGTCATTCTCGACGTAGACCTCGCCGACCTCCCAGCCCTCCCGCTGGACCAGACGTGCGCAGTCCTCCCGCTGCCGTTCGACGCCGAGCTGGGTGCCGTCTCGGTCCTGGCTGATCCGGACGTAGATTCCTGCTCTGATGCTGGCCACGGGCGCCTCCTGCGATCGGTAGTGTGCCACAGTCGATCACGGGTGACCGCAGGAGACGACGCCATGACCGACGCCCCGACCGGACGCGAGGTCGCCGTCGAGGTCGACGCGAGCGGGATGAGCTGCCCCATGCCGGTGATCGAGCTCGCCAAGGCGGTCGAGGGTGTCGCGGTCGGGCAGATCGTGCGGTTGCTCGCGACCGACCCGGCCGCGAAGGTCGACGTCCCGGTGTGGTGCCGGATGCAGCGCCAGGAGCTGACCGGGCAGGTCGAGCGGGACCGCGTGTGGCACTTCGAGGTCCGTCGGGCTCATTGACGTCGGCACGCTCCCCGCAGCAGCCCGGCCAGGATCCGGAGGTCGGTGTCGTCCGGGCTGGCGGCGACGTGTCCGGCCAGACCTTCGAGGTCGACCAGCAGCCGTCCGTGCAACCACAACGGGTCGGGCGGCTCGCACGAGATGTCGGCCCCGGCCGCCTCCGCGGCCGAGGGCGGCAGCGAGTGCAGCAGGCGTACCACGTCGGGCTCGCCGCCCAGCGGGACCCGGGCGAGCCGGCCTCCCCGGCCCCAGCGCACCCGCAGGCGCTCCCACACGTCCTCGTAGCACGCCCAGGCTGCCTGCGACCCGAGCTCGTCGAGGTCGGCACCGGTCTCGGCGCGGATCGCGCCGAGCACCCGACGGTGCAGCGACTCCACCCAGGCGTAGCGGGCGCCGTCGGGATCGCTGAGCGTGCGCACGAGCTCACCGTGGTGACCGACGCTGGCCCGTTCCACCCGCACCACCACCGCGTCACGCACACCGGCGTGCCACCCACCCACGAGCAGGTCGTTCCAGCCGCTGTCGTCGTCCACGCGCGTGTCCTCACGGTCGCACGGGCCGTCCGGCGTCGGCCGCCGCGGCCGCGCCACGCGGATTCCCGCACTCCCGAGCCGACCCTACCGATCGTGCGGTCAGCAGACCACTGTTCGTGGTCACCCGACCGGTCGGCCGATATCTTGCGCGATGGACGGGCGTCGAGACGGGGGGCCTGACCGGATCTGTCCGGCTGTTCGAAGGCCCGCCTCCATGTCCCTGTCGCGTCCGCACGTTCCCGGCTCGGCCGAGCCTCGGGCAGCGCACGCGGATGCGCGGGACACGGCCGGCTGTGTGGCCTGTGGCGCGCCGCTCGAGACCCCGGGCTGCTGTTCCCTGGACTGTGTCCGTGCCGCTCGTCGGGAACTCGAGGACAACGTCGGACGGTTGCGGCGGCTGCAGTGGCGGGACGTGCCCTCGGAGACGCGGGCGCGGCTCACCGAACGTAACGGTCGACTGACCGCCGCCCTGCTGGGATGGCGCAACTGACCGTGCCCGGACTCAGTCGGTGGGGCACGAACGTTCGGCGGGTTCGCGGTAGGGCGGGAGCGGTCGTTGCGTGGCCTCGTCGGCGGTGGCCGCGATGCCATGGCGTTCGATGTCCTCGATCAACCAGTCCATCTCGAAGATCTCGCGTCGCTGCGCCTCGCTGATCTCGATCGCGAGCTCGCAGACACGGACGTCCTCGAGACCGGCCCGCTCGGACCGCGTGATGGCCATCGAGTGGTGCGGGATCATCGCGCTCAGGAACGCGGTGTCATCGACCGTGACCTGACTCCGGTCGAGGGTCACGCCGACCCCCAGCAACACCACGCTCGCGGTGACGATGGCCACGTTCGCCCTGGTGTTGCGGTACATGTCGAGCATCCAGGCGAACATGATCAGCCCCATCGTGCCGCCCATCGTCAGCACCATGAACACGCGGCTCTGACTGAACCGGACGTGGCTCAGCTCCCACGAGCTGACGAACATCACCCCGTACATCACCACCATGGCGGTTAGGATCATCGCGCCGAAGCGCAGGTACGTCCGGAGGTCGTGTCCGCCCCCGTGCCCGTGAGCGCGTCCCTCGCGATCCTCGTGCCCGTTCGTCGCCATCATCGTCTCCTTCCGCCGGCTGGTGCCGGCGCTCGTTCGCGTACGGGGAAGTGCCACGATCTTGACGGCATACCCTACAGGGGTAGTGTATGAGCGATGACCGGAGGCGCGCATGAGCACCCGAACCCCCCGCCACACGCCTGGGATCGCCGGCCACGACCACGACGCCGGTGTCGATGACGGGACGAGCCACGCGGACACGACGCAACGCCAGCGGCCGGCCGGACCCGGTCGGGCACACGAACACCACGCTCACGGTGATCATGCCGCGATGTTCCGCGACCGGTTCTGGCTGACGCTGTTGCTGTCGGTCCCGGTCGTGGTCTGGTCGCAGCCCGTCCAGCAGTGGGCCGGCTACACCGCGCCGAGCTTCCCCGGCTCGGAGCTGCTCGCTCCGGTGCTCGGCTCGGTGATCTTCTTCCACGGCGGGTGGCCGTTCCTGATCGGCGGATGGCAGGAGGCCCGCGACCGTCGGCCGGGCATGATGCTGCTGATCTCGATGGCGGTCACGGTCGCCTACACCGCGTCCCTGGCCACCTTCCTCGGCTGGTTCTCCCAGGAGGTCTGGTGGGAGCTCG
Coding sequences:
- a CDS encoding recombinase family protein → MASIRAGIYVRISQDRDGTQLGVERQREDCARLVQREGWEVGEVYVENDTSASGKKPREQYQRMMDDLARGRIQAVVAWHADRLHRQPRELEDFIEAIEASGAAVRTVTAGDLDLSTSAGRLLARMLGSVARHESERHAERVSRKMLELTKAGKYTGGSRLFGYHTGLCCPGPDCTKPDARVHGPRRSATHEPCGCAGGGCRAFDVVPEEAAAIREAARLLLAGSSLFATSRWLNEQGFRTTSGSRWSTDGLKRTITNPRLSGQLVYKGEVIGDAPWEPILDRAAHEQLKVRFAPAKRSRPARSRLLTGIAVCGICGARLVGSYNARRVPIYRCPPEGDQTVRENWRGCGGVSIVGPQTDDEIRDRLLSVLEGDGLTAAMAAASATRSGNSGWQTGWWRTRRRWSS
- a CDS encoding sulfurtransferase TusA family protein; amino-acid sequence: MTDAPTGREVAVEVDASGMSCPMPVIELAKAVEGVAVGQIVRLLATDPAAKVDVPVWCRMQRQELTGQVERDRVWHFEVRRAH
- a CDS encoding DUF305 domain-containing protein; this translates as MILTAMVVMYGVMFVSSWELSHVRFSQSRVFMVLTMGGTMGLIMFAWMLDMYRNTRANVAIVTASVVLLGVGVTLDRSQVTVDDTAFLSAMIPHHSMAITRSERAGLEDVRVCELAIEISEAQRREIFEMDWLIEDIERHGIAATADEATQRPLPPYREPAERSCPTD